One genomic region from Bacillus sp. SLBN-46 encodes:
- a CDS encoding ABC transporter substrate-binding protein: protein MKIKQLWKSFLVTVLSITILAACSSEPKEEVKTDLPLDEIIQKAKKEGKINSLAMPDTWANWKETWKELSSEYGLKHKDTDMSSAEELAKFEADKGNASGDIGDVGIAFGPIAVEKDLTIPYKTSYWNDIPDWAKDDKGHWIVGYTGTIAFLTDKNKVKNPPTSWEDLKNGDYKVSIGDALVASQAQFAILAAAYAYGGDEKNLQPGIDFYAELAKEGRLSGDPSVANIEKGEIEVAILWDFNALGYSSQIDKNRFEITIPKEASVTSGYATVINKYAKHPYAAMLTREYILSDAGQENLAKGFARPIRENAKLSDDVKALLLPDELYKNARPVGDQKAWAETTKTIPQMWQEKVLIHVK from the coding sequence ATGAAAATCAAACAACTCTGGAAGAGTTTTCTTGTCACGGTTTTGTCTATAACCATTTTGGCGGCTTGTTCATCAGAACCTAAAGAAGAAGTGAAAACGGACCTACCGTTAGATGAGATTATTCAGAAAGCGAAAAAAGAGGGGAAAATCAATTCACTCGCAATGCCAGACACATGGGCCAACTGGAAAGAGACTTGGAAAGAACTTTCAAGTGAATACGGTCTAAAGCATAAAGATACAGATATGTCTAGTGCTGAAGAGCTGGCAAAGTTTGAAGCAGATAAAGGAAATGCTAGTGGGGATATAGGGGATGTTGGAATTGCTTTTGGACCAATCGCAGTAGAAAAAGATTTAACAATACCCTATAAAACTTCTTATTGGAATGATATCCCCGATTGGGCAAAAGACGATAAGGGGCACTGGATTGTTGGCTACACTGGAACCATTGCTTTTCTAACTGATAAAAACAAAGTGAAAAATCCACCAACCTCTTGGGAGGACCTTAAAAATGGCGATTATAAAGTGAGTATTGGGGACGCATTGGTGGCAAGTCAAGCACAGTTTGCTATTCTTGCAGCCGCTTATGCATACGGTGGAGATGAAAAGAATCTGCAGCCAGGTATTGATTTCTATGCTGAATTAGCAAAGGAAGGCCGTTTATCTGGGGATCCAAGTGTGGCAAATATTGAAAAAGGTGAGATTGAAGTTGCTATTCTTTGGGACTTTAATGCGTTAGGTTATAGTAGTCAAATTGATAAGAATCGATTTGAAATTACCATTCCAAAAGAAGCATCTGTTACATCAGGTTACGCAACTGTCATTAACAAATACGCCAAACATCCATATGCCGCTATGTTAACACGTGAATATATTTTATCTGATGCAGGACAGGAAAATCTTGCAAAAGGGTTCGCAAGACCAATTCGCGAAAATGCAAAATTGTCCGATGATGTAAAGGCACTACTTTTACCAGACGAACTTTATAAGAATGCGCGTCCAGTCGGAGATCAAAAGGCATGGGCGGAGACAACAAAGACAATCCCACAAATGTGGCAGGAAAAGGTACTCATCCATGTCAAATAA
- a CDS encoding alkaline phosphatase family protein, with protein sequence MSNNRLVLIVIDALRFDTACTHMGFMQHLVENKKVSRFEVRSELPALSRPLYETILTGTPPHVHGITGNQVVRLSKQTSLFHLAKSSGKSTAAAAYYWVSELYNRAPFQWGEDRIQLDQKHPIENGIFYFEDHYPDSHLFADALWLLKEKEPDFLYIHPMNVDDDGHKYTADSVEYRNRVMSVDSLLAQFLPVCLERGYDVIVTADHGMTSDGNHGGNSIADRHVPLFIFSEKVKPGIYKEVVSQLQIAPLACHLLGIVVSKDMIPFLIPVKDEIKGKDLVL encoded by the coding sequence ATGTCAAATAACCGTTTGGTTTTAATTGTAATTGATGCCCTGCGTTTTGATACTGCTTGTACACACATGGGTTTTATGCAGCATCTTGTGGAAAATAAAAAAGTTTCCCGCTTTGAAGTTCGTTCCGAATTACCCGCATTGTCACGTCCGCTTTACGAGACCATATTAACTGGAACTCCACCACATGTACATGGTATTACTGGCAACCAGGTTGTTAGATTATCTAAACAAACCAGCCTATTTCATTTAGCCAAAAGCAGCGGGAAATCAACCGCTGCTGCGGCTTATTATTGGGTTAGTGAGCTGTACAATCGTGCACCTTTCCAATGGGGGGAGGACCGTATTCAATTAGATCAAAAGCACCCAATTGAAAATGGAATTTTTTATTTTGAGGACCATTACCCTGATAGCCATTTGTTTGCCGACGCACTTTGGCTTTTAAAAGAAAAGGAGCCTGACTTTTTGTATATCCATCCAATGAATGTCGATGACGATGGTCATAAGTATACTGCTGATTCTGTTGAATATAGAAATCGAGTTATGAGCGTAGACTCTCTTTTAGCTCAATTTTTGCCAGTGTGTCTGGAACGGGGCTATGACGTTATTGTAACAGCAGATCATGGTATGACATCAGATGGAAATCATGGAGGAAATTCGATTGCTGACCGTCATGTCCCGTTGTTTATTTTCTCTGAAAAAGTAAAACCAGGTATCTATAAGGAGGTTGTTTCGCAGCTGCAAATAGCTCCACTTGCCTGTCATTTACTAGGAATAGTAGTGTCCAAGGATATGATACCATTTCTTATTCCTGTAAAAGATGAGATAAAAGGAAAGGATTTGGTGCTGTGA
- a CDS encoding ABC transporter permease subunit, translated as MLPFLAMVLLFFIVPMLYMLISSFTSASTGITVEHYKNALTDSYILQGFKNSITLSLLSAFIALIVSLLSVYTIMRFSESLREKILILSNLTSTFSGVPLAFAFIILLGNSGLFTLLFKKWGVDFSSSFSLYSWSGLLLVYIYFQLPLALMLLYPIYYGIQDRWKEAASLLGASPFVFWWKIGIPILLPGIAGTFSVLFANAMGAYASAYALTASSYNLASIKIGSLIKGDIFAQPEFACAIAMLLGATMVSAMLLNEWFIKKSRKDLAQP; from the coding sequence ATGTTGCCCTTCTTGGCAATGGTTTTGTTATTCTTTATTGTCCCCATGCTGTATATGTTAATTAGCAGCTTTACGTCAGCATCTACAGGAATCACAGTTGAACATTACAAAAACGCATTAACGGATAGCTATATTTTGCAAGGGTTTAAGAATAGTATAACCTTGTCATTATTGTCTGCTTTTATAGCGCTTATAGTATCACTTCTATCTGTTTACACAATTATGCGCTTTTCGGAATCTTTAAGAGAAAAAATACTAATATTATCAAACCTCACGTCTACTTTTTCGGGTGTACCACTTGCATTTGCCTTTATTATTCTACTAGGAAATAGTGGTCTCTTCACCCTTCTCTTTAAAAAATGGGGAGTAGATTTTTCATCTTCGTTTTCTTTATATAGCTGGAGCGGGCTGTTATTAGTCTATATTTACTTCCAACTTCCTTTAGCGCTCATGCTGCTTTATCCCATTTATTATGGGATTCAGGACCGATGGAAGGAAGCCGCTTCTCTGCTTGGAGCATCACCATTTGTTTTTTGGTGGAAAATTGGCATCCCAATATTACTGCCAGGAATTGCGGGAACATTTAGTGTTCTCTTTGCCAATGCCATGGGCGCTTATGCATCCGCTTATGCATTAACTGCAAGTAGTTATAATTTAGCCTCGATTAAAATTGGATCTTTGATAAAAGGAGATATTTTTGCACAGCCTGAATTTGCTTGTGCTATTGCAATGTTGCTTGGGGCGACAATGGTATCTGCCATGTTGCTAAATGAGTGGTTTATCAAGAAGTCTAGAAAGGATTTGGCCCAGCCATGA
- a CDS encoding ABC transporter permease subunit, giving the protein MKRFNSFVFVITSLYLALPIISTALYAISTEWNRTIFPEGLTLKWVSSLFNDLRFIEAFGRSVILSGSAVILAVILMIPAILIIVIYYPKYEKWIQSMVVMVYAFPPIILAVGLINSYSDTGLSMVLILLGAYVIGILPFMYQGTRNSLRNLNARELMDAAELLGAGKMEAFRRVLLPSIYPGIFVASILSFSVLFGEFVLVNLVVGSQFETVQIFLIAVLKSNGHIASAVVLIYIILMGATTVIIAFLAKKSEGVTRG; this is encoded by the coding sequence ATGAAAAGGTTTAATAGTTTCGTTTTTGTCATTACCAGTTTATACCTGGCTTTGCCGATTATTTCAACCGCTCTTTACGCGATTTCAACTGAATGGAATAGAACAATATTTCCTGAGGGCCTAACACTAAAATGGGTTTCTTCCTTATTCAATGATCTACGATTTATCGAAGCTTTTGGTAGATCAGTAATCCTCTCTGGAAGTGCGGTCATATTAGCAGTTATTCTAATGATTCCAGCTATATTGATTATTGTGATTTACTATCCTAAATATGAGAAGTGGATACAATCTATGGTAGTGATGGTCTATGCATTCCCACCTATCATTCTAGCTGTCGGCTTGATCAATTCATATTCAGATACAGGTCTATCTATGGTCCTTATTTTATTGGGTGCCTATGTAATTGGTATTCTGCCATTTATGTATCAAGGAACACGAAATAGTTTAAGAAACTTAAATGCAAGAGAATTAATGGATGCTGCAGAGCTATTAGGGGCTGGAAAAATGGAGGCCTTTAGGCGTGTATTACTTCCATCCATCTATCCAGGAATTTTCGTTGCATCAATCTTATCCTTTTCTGTTCTTTTTGGAGAATTTGTATTAGTTAATTTAGTGGTAGGTTCACAATTTGAAACGGTTCAAATATTTTTAATTGCCGTTTTAAAATCTAATGGTCATATTGCGAGTGCAGTTGTTCTAATTTATATCATTCTTATGGGGGCAACAACTGTTATTATTGCATTTTTAGCGAAAAAGTCGGAAGGGGTTACCCGCGGATGA
- a CDS encoding ABC transporter ATP-binding protein encodes MSYVLLQDIKKIYHETTVLSGIDMEVNKGEFVTLLGPSGCGKSTILRILAGLTEATSGSVYIDGKDMRNVAPMIREIGMVFQSYALFPNMTVEDNVAFGLKMKKVPQSEVKERVDHILDVVHLTEKKAAYPNHLSGGQQQRVALARSLVVRPKVLLLDEPLSALDAQIRKRLQTDLRNIQREMEMTMILVTHDQEEAMAVSDRIFVMKTGEIAQRGTPIDIYTRPKSEFIARFIGNYNIILREQLEKLIGRHLGDDSGKFAIRPEAIHFSQTPSSYHIRAEAIDSTMHGNVIRTIFEAEGIRFSCERLHHGTGTLQKGKIYDCYIEPEDVVGLK; translated from the coding sequence ATGAGTTATGTACTGCTTCAGGATATAAAAAAGATATACCATGAAACAACTGTATTATCTGGTATTGACATGGAAGTGAATAAGGGTGAATTTGTTACACTCCTTGGACCGAGTGGGTGTGGAAAAAGTACCATATTACGTATCTTAGCAGGGTTAACAGAAGCGACATCAGGATCAGTTTATATTGATGGTAAAGATATGAGAAATGTAGCACCAATGATTAGAGAGATAGGAATGGTGTTTCAGTCCTATGCATTGTTTCCAAATATGACGGTGGAGGATAATGTGGCTTTTGGACTTAAAATGAAAAAGGTTCCACAGTCAGAGGTTAAAGAGAGGGTAGATCACATCTTAGATGTTGTACACCTTACTGAAAAAAAAGCCGCATATCCTAACCATTTATCTGGTGGCCAGCAACAACGAGTTGCCTTAGCCCGATCTCTAGTCGTACGTCCAAAAGTATTGTTATTAGATGAACCCCTAAGTGCTCTAGATGCACAAATTCGCAAGCGGCTTCAAACAGATTTACGCAACATCCAAAGAGAGATGGAAATGACAATGATACTTGTTACTCATGACCAAGAGGAAGCAATGGCTGTTTCGGATCGCATTTTTGTAATGAAGACAGGGGAAATTGCCCAGAGGGGAACGCCAATTGACATCTATACAAGACCGAAGTCAGAATTTATTGCGAGATTTATAGGAAATTACAATATTATTCTACGAGAACAACTAGAAAAACTAATAGGACGTCATTTAGGGGATGACTCTGGAAAATTCGCCATACGTCCGGAAGCTATTCATTTTAGCCAAACACCTTCCTCCTATCATATACGGGCTGAAGCGATTGATTCTACGATGCACGGTAATGTGATTCGAACTATTTTTGAAGCGGAGGGAATCCGTTTTTCTTGTGAGCGTTTGCATCATGGGACAGGAACATTACAAAAGGGGAAAATTTATGACTGCTATATTGAGCCAGAAGATGTGGTGGGACTTAAATGA
- a CDS encoding DeoR/GlpR family DNA-binding transcription regulator, translating to MNVIKEERQKTILKRLEGEKKIWVSKLADILDVTPETIRRDLAELENKELLTRVHGGAVTFIPSQKELAFQRKLEMNREVKIKIAARAAEYINNGDFIAIDVGTTTVHIADRIQNLENVTVVTNSIAAAERFNLALEEKRMTGRVIMLGGITNPEQSSVAGAMTLEMLSQMKINKSFISCGGVTKTTIYEYDLDESLVSAEMVKQSTSTFLLTDDSKVGKSSFFSICSIDMVNEIITNKHCPQDWVKSLKRKNIKWTLIS from the coding sequence ATGAATGTGATAAAAGAAGAAAGACAAAAAACAATTTTAAAAAGGTTAGAGGGTGAGAAAAAAATCTGGGTCTCTAAACTTGCAGACATACTAGACGTGACTCCAGAAACGATTCGCCGTGACCTTGCCGAACTAGAAAATAAAGAGCTGTTAACAAGGGTTCATGGTGGAGCGGTAACCTTTATTCCTTCGCAAAAGGAATTAGCTTTTCAACGTAAGCTCGAAATGAATAGGGAGGTAAAAATAAAAATTGCAGCAAGGGCCGCAGAGTATATTAACAATGGAGATTTTATTGCTATAGATGTAGGGACAACAACCGTTCACATAGCTGATAGGATACAAAACCTAGAAAATGTTACCGTTGTAACTAATTCAATTGCAGCAGCAGAAAGATTCAATTTGGCATTAGAAGAAAAAAGAATGACAGGGAGGGTCATAATGCTTGGTGGTATAACAAATCCGGAGCAATCTTCCGTTGCAGGAGCCATGACCCTTGAAATGCTTTCGCAAATGAAAATTAACAAATCGTTTATTTCATGTGGAGGAGTAACTAAAACGACTATTTATGAATATGACCTTGATGAATCACTTGTTTCAGCGGAGATGGTTAAACAGAGTACGTCCACCTTTTTACTGACAGATGATTCGAAAGTAGGTAAATCATCTTTTTTTTCCATCTGTTCTATAGATATGGTAAATGAAATTATTACCAATAAACACTGTCCACAAGATTGGGTGAAATCACTAAAACGTAAAAATATTAAATGGACATTGATTAGTTAA
- a CDS encoding histidinol phosphate phosphatase domain-containing protein, with protein MLIDYHVHLEEGPYSFKWLARTAKALEAFQGVPFSSIGSRGRLIEQINSLQERMSKGCYSEEWLHLYLRKAKQLGIKEVGIVDHLYRFREAADYFSKRMNLDQNDTIGSLQNYWLSKVMNEEMEHFVEVIGNAKKIWEKEGVHLKLGLEADYFPGGEEELSKLLGDYPWDFVIGSVHFVNGWGFDNPETIHIFNEWDTLTLYTHFYGTVEKMIRSGLFDFVAHLDNLKVFNVRAENESFTKTWQERIAQALIDTDTATEVNAGLYYRYPVKEMCPGPDFLSVLVNKDVSFTLSSDAHFPDDLGNYVAENAGALREMGVKGVATFEKRKRIMKPL; from the coding sequence ATGCTCATAGATTACCATGTTCATTTAGAGGAAGGGCCCTATTCTTTTAAATGGCTGGCACGGACAGCAAAGGCATTAGAAGCATTTCAGGGAGTCCCCTTTTCATCTATTGGTTCTAGAGGAAGACTTATAGAGCAAATAAATTCTTTACAAGAGCGTATGTCAAAGGGTTGTTATAGTGAAGAATGGTTACATTTATATTTACGTAAAGCAAAACAGTTGGGGATAAAAGAGGTTGGAATTGTCGATCATCTTTATAGATTTCGTGAAGCAGCTGATTATTTTTCCAAAAGAATGAATCTTGATCAGAATGACACCATTGGATCATTACAGAATTACTGGCTATCGAAAGTGATGAATGAAGAAATGGAGCATTTTGTCGAAGTAATAGGTAATGCAAAAAAAATATGGGAAAAGGAAGGTGTACATTTAAAACTCGGTCTCGAAGCTGATTATTTTCCAGGAGGGGAAGAAGAACTATCAAAATTGCTTGGGGACTATCCCTGGGATTTTGTTATTGGGTCTGTCCACTTTGTTAACGGTTGGGGGTTCGACAATCCAGAAACCATCCACATTTTTAATGAATGGGACACTCTTACTTTATATACTCACTTTTACGGGACTGTAGAGAAAATGATTCGGTCAGGTTTGTTTGATTTTGTGGCTCATTTAGATAACTTAAAAGTCTTCAATGTACGTGCAGAAAACGAATCATTCACCAAAACATGGCAAGAACGGATTGCCCAAGCTCTTATTGATACGGATACTGCAACTGAAGTAAATGCCGGTCTTTATTACCGCTATCCTGTAAAAGAAATGTGCCCGGGGCCAGATTTTTTATCAGTTCTTGTCAACAAAGATGTCTCATTTACTTTGTCCTCAGATGCTCATTTTCCAGATGATCTTGGAAATTATGTTGCTGAGAATGCGGGAGCCCTAAGGGAGATGGGTGTTAAGGGAGTTGCAACATTTGAAAAACGTAAAAGGATCATGAAACCGTTATAA
- a CDS encoding sensor histidine kinase — protein sequence MTNHEINAVYSLCKIHTDLSDDDIQKINDLVQNLSLIADLNQANVFIDCPTSERKHAIVVAEASPTTAKSVYKNPVVGKFAYETFEPAVFYALRTGKPIFLNHALTQEGKKVEQSVVPIEGINNRVIGTLIMEKDISDKLQNQDKLKTLTEANETLSELLLGIAENSPFIHEVIEESLFIIDSELRIQYANPSAMNLLFEMCSKEYKNGTSFLECFPNLHEVCLLPDELLIQEVTIKNKVFQMKKIGLVQNDNNSGSFIIFRDLTELREKERELTVKTVAIREIHHRVKNNLQTVASLLRLQMRRGVPEESRVHFIESLNRILSIASVYEIILSNSSIDDVEIFSLIEKIGNMLVFSDDHDSKNITITYSGPKLLIKSNVAVSVALVINELIQNCVKHAFTGNEGEIAVTIQNHTPMIKVQVQDNGIGCQSTMKPSLGLDIVKMMIEHDLSGEFTIIGTSEGTIATVEFPLEREY from the coding sequence ATGACAAATCATGAAATAAATGCAGTGTATTCCCTGTGTAAAATACATACAGATCTCTCAGACGATGACATTCAAAAGATAAATGATTTGGTACAAAATCTATCTTTAATTGCTGATTTAAATCAAGCAAATGTCTTTATCGATTGTCCAACTAGTGAAAGAAAACATGCGATTGTCGTAGCGGAGGCTTCACCAACAACAGCTAAATCGGTATACAAAAATCCTGTCGTCGGTAAGTTTGCCTATGAAACGTTTGAACCAGCTGTTTTTTATGCACTTCGAACAGGAAAGCCCATCTTCTTGAACCATGCGTTAACACAAGAAGGGAAAAAAGTAGAGCAGAGTGTGGTGCCTATTGAAGGCATAAATAACCGGGTGATTGGGACGTTAATCATGGAAAAGGATATCAGTGATAAGCTTCAAAATCAAGATAAATTGAAAACGCTAACAGAGGCAAATGAGACGCTAAGTGAGCTTCTGCTCGGAATCGCTGAAAATAGTCCCTTTATCCATGAAGTGATTGAAGAGTCCTTGTTTATCATAGACTCTGAATTACGAATCCAATATGCAAACCCGTCTGCTATGAATCTATTGTTCGAAATGTGTTCCAAAGAGTATAAAAATGGCACTTCCTTTTTAGAATGTTTTCCTAACTTACATGAGGTTTGTTTGCTTCCTGACGAATTACTCATTCAAGAAGTAACGATCAAGAATAAAGTGTTTCAAATGAAAAAGATCGGCCTAGTCCAAAATGATAATAACAGTGGTTCCTTCATTATTTTTCGTGACCTGACTGAACTTAGGGAAAAGGAACGAGAACTAACAGTTAAGACAGTTGCTATTCGCGAAATCCATCACCGTGTGAAAAATAACCTCCAAACTGTTGCAAGCCTATTGCGGCTTCAAATGAGGAGAGGGGTTCCAGAAGAAAGCAGGGTTCATTTTATTGAAAGTCTTAATCGGATATTAAGCATTGCCTCTGTATACGAAATCATTCTTTCAAATTCTAGTATTGATGATGTGGAGATTTTTAGTTTAATTGAAAAAATAGGCAATATGTTGGTATTTAGTGATGACCATGATAGTAAAAATATTACAATCACATATTCAGGTCCTAAACTTTTAATAAAATCAAATGTTGCTGTCTCTGTTGCATTGGTCATTAATGAACTTATTCAGAATTGTGTTAAACATGCTTTTACTGGAAATGAAGGTGAAATTGCTGTAACTATTCAAAATCATACACCTATGATTAAAGTTCAAGTTCAGGATAATGGTATAGGGTGTCAATCTACTATGAAGCCGTCTTTAGGTTTGGATATTGTAAAAATGATGATAGAACATGATTTATCAGGTGAATTTACTATCATTGGAACAAGTGAGGGTACGATTGCCACAGTTGAATTCCCCTTAGAAAGGGAGTATTAA
- a CDS encoding response regulator produces MKKRIMVVEDESIVRLDVSLMLKDAGYEVVAEAADGEKAVELAFQLIPDLIIMDIKMPKLNGLKASEIISNKFDIPILLLTAYSQKEYIEKAKQANILGYLVKPISEASLIPAVEIALRQAENTSLYKEKVEEMNKELENRKLIEKAKGILMKQLNLPEETAYNKMRNISMKKQLPLEKVAKYILLKYPS; encoded by the coding sequence TTGAAAAAACGAATTATGGTAGTAGAAGACGAGTCAATCGTTCGCTTGGATGTTTCACTCATGTTAAAGGATGCGGGGTATGAGGTTGTTGCCGAAGCAGCTGATGGGGAAAAGGCTGTTGAATTAGCTTTTCAACTAATACCCGATTTGATCATCATGGATATAAAAATGCCAAAGTTGAATGGGCTGAAAGCCAGTGAAATTATTTCTAACAAATTTGATATTCCTATTCTTCTTTTAACTGCTTATAGCCAAAAGGAATATATTGAAAAAGCAAAACAGGCCAATATTTTAGGTTACTTAGTGAAACCCATTTCTGAAGCAAGTTTAATCCCTGCAGTTGAGATCGCTCTAAGGCAGGCAGAAAACACAAGCCTTTACAAAGAAAAAGTAGAAGAAATGAATAAAGAACTGGAAAATCGCAAATTAATTGAAAAAGCAAAAGGAATTTTAATGAAACAATTGAATTTACCAGAAGAAACGGCTTACAATAAGATGAGAAACATTAGTATGAAAAAACAGCTCCCATTGGAAAAGGTAGCTAAGTACATTCTCTTGAAATACCCCAGTTAG
- a CDS encoding BMC domain-containing protein translates to MNEEKKRFIQEFVPGKQVTLSHLIANPDPDMFEKLGIQESGALGILTLTPSETVIIAGDLATKAANVKLGFLDRFTGSLVIVGNVSEVDMAMREINRFLADTLHYTPAQITKS, encoded by the coding sequence ATGAATGAAGAGAAAAAGAGATTTATTCAAGAATTTGTCCCTGGTAAACAAGTGACATTAAGCCATTTAATTGCAAATCCGGATCCAGATATGTTTGAGAAATTGGGTATCCAGGAAAGTGGTGCATTAGGAATCCTAACATTAACACCGAGTGAAACGGTTATTATTGCCGGAGATTTAGCAACAAAGGCAGCAAATGTAAAATTAGGCTTCCTCGATCGCTTTACAGGCAGCTTAGTCATTGTCGGGAATGTATCAGAAGTAGATATGGCCATGAGGGAAATCAACCGGTTTCTTGCGGATACCCTTCACTATACACCAGCGCAAATTACAAAGTCTTAA
- a CDS encoding EutP/PduV family microcompartment system protein, producing MKNRAMLIGSIGAGKSTLTNALLGREVKAVKTQSLLYFDWIVDTPGEYSENPFFYKNIMATALEVTHVLYLQDSTKKKMIFPHGFSTGINKLPIGVVTKSDSDKADIELAVSLLKKVMVNRGPIVITSSLKNEGIEEIKMLVGMNTIQEMKKYIDNHPSPYIFF from the coding sequence ATGAAGAACAGAGCAATGTTAATTGGTTCAATTGGTGCAGGAAAATCCACCCTAACAAATGCTCTCCTTGGCCGAGAAGTAAAAGCGGTAAAAACACAATCCCTACTATATTTTGATTGGATTGTGGATACGCCTGGTGAATATAGTGAAAACCCATTTTTTTATAAAAATATCATGGCAACCGCACTTGAGGTTACTCATGTCCTTTATTTACAGGATAGTACGAAGAAAAAGATGATTTTCCCTCATGGGTTTAGTACAGGGATAAATAAACTTCCTATTGGTGTCGTCACAAAGAGTGATTCTGATAAAGCAGATATCGAATTAGCGGTCTCCCTTTTAAAAAAGGTAATGGTGAACAGAGGGCCCATTGTGATTACATCTTCCCTTAAGAATGAGGGGATAGAGGAAATTAAAATGCTGGTGGGCATGAATACGATACAGGAAATGAAGAAGTATATCGACAATCATCCTTCCCCGTATATATTTTTTTGA